Proteins encoded by one window of Archaeoglobus veneficus SNP6:
- a CDS encoding NifB/NifX family molybdenum-iron cluster-binding protein — translation MRICIPTEGKGGLDDYVCQHFGRAASFTIYDTETGRVEVIPNTSEHFGGVGKPPEIIARAKADVVVCGNLGPKAIIMLEQLGIKVYSGASGRVKDVVEQFLSGSFAETSVESACREHKHF, via the coding sequence ATGAGAATCTGCATCCCTACTGAGGGAAAAGGAGGACTTGACGACTACGTCTGCCAGCACTTTGGCAGGGCTGCAAGCTTTACAATCTACGACACCGAAACAGGAAGAGTCGAGGTTATACCGAACACTTCCGAGCACTTCGGAGGAGTGGGTAAACCACCTGAGATAATCGCGAGAGCTAAAGCCGATGTCGTCGTTTGTGGTAATCTCGGGCCAAAAGCAATCATAATGCTGGAGCAACTGGGGATAAAGGTCTACTCTGGAGCGAGCGGAAGGGTTAAGGACGTCGTGGAGCAGTTTCTGAGCGGCAGCTTTGCAGAAACGAGTGTAGAATCTGCTTGCAGAGAACACAAACACTTTTGA
- a CDS encoding Mrp/NBP35 family ATP-binding protein: MKKIVVMSGKGGVGKSTVAANLAFTLSKKGYRTGLLDCDIHGPSIPKLLGLEDVRGVDSKEGKLKPVEVDGVKVFSMGFMLPSRDTPVVWRGPVKHKFIQEALQNVDWGELDYLVIDLPPGTGDEVISIVQVAKPEGAVIVTTPQSVALEDVRKAVNFSIHVGVPVIGVIENMSGMLCPHCGKPIEVFGAGGGKKLAEEMAVPFAGSIPLDTTIFRSGEDGKPFVRTDSPSAEIFEKIVDELLENMKAIEEELKKIKEKLEKESKEKEKAKGEKEEEKKEEEDEK; the protein is encoded by the coding sequence ATGAAAAAGATAGTTGTAATGAGCGGAAAGGGTGGGGTTGGCAAGTCCACCGTTGCAGCAAACCTCGCTTTCACGCTGAGTAAAAAGGGTTACAGGACCGGTTTGCTGGATTGCGACATCCATGGTCCCTCAATTCCAAAGCTGCTCGGTCTTGAGGACGTGAGAGGTGTGGATTCTAAGGAGGGAAAGCTCAAGCCCGTGGAGGTTGACGGTGTTAAGGTTTTCTCAATGGGCTTCATGCTTCCGAGCCGCGACACGCCTGTTGTTTGGAGGGGGCCTGTGAAACACAAGTTCATTCAGGAGGCTCTGCAAAACGTTGACTGGGGTGAACTCGATTATCTTGTTATCGATCTCCCGCCGGGCACTGGAGACGAGGTGATAAGCATAGTTCAGGTTGCGAAACCTGAGGGGGCGGTGATAGTCACCACTCCGCAGAGCGTAGCCCTCGAAGATGTCAGGAAGGCTGTTAACTTCTCAATCCACGTCGGAGTTCCGGTTATAGGCGTCATCGAGAACATGAGTGGGATGCTGTGCCCCCACTGCGGGAAGCCCATAGAGGTCTTTGGAGCGGGTGGAGGCAAGAAGCTGGCCGAGGAGATGGCTGTGCCGTTTGCGGGCAGCATACCTCTTGACACCACAATATTCAGGAGCGGAGAGGATGGTAAACCCTTCGTCAGGACAGATTCTCCATCTGCTGAGATTTTCGAGAAAATAGTTGATGAACTGCTCGAGAACATGAAGGCAATCGAAGAGGAGCTGAAGAAGATTAAGGAGAAGCTCGAGAAAGAAAGCAAGGAGAAAGAGAAGGCTAAAGGTGAAAAAGAGGAGGAAAAGAAGGAAGAGGAGGATGAGAAATGA